A stretch of the candidate division KSB1 bacterium genome encodes the following:
- a CDS encoding helix-turn-helix transcriptional regulator, protein MEYITRIEEILLLSVWKLQKQAYGLAIRKHGSQLLNKNLSVGAVYIPLERLVKKGHLSVWESEPTRTRGGRRKRFYQMTSKGLAALNTVKQMNEEAWTGLPKLVFEN, encoded by the coding sequence ATGGAATACATTACCCGAATAGAAGAAATACTATTGCTGTCCGTTTGGAAGTTACAAAAACAAGCATATGGTTTGGCGATTCGTAAGCATGGTTCGCAGCTATTAAACAAAAACTTATCGGTTGGCGCTGTTTATATCCCTTTGGAACGACTGGTAAAAAAGGGTCACTTGTCAGTATGGGAAAGCGAACCGACACGAACGCGGGGTGGCAGAAGGAAACGATTCTACCAAATGACCTCCAAAGGTTTGGCTGCTTTAAATACTGTTAAGCAAATGAATGAAGAAGCATGGACCGGATTACCTAAACTGGT